Proteins encoded by one window of Phytohabitans houttuyneae:
- a CDS encoding NAD(P)H-hydrate dehydratase, whose protein sequence is MRRAWRVSDVRAAEEALMRTVPEGSLMQRAAAGLARRCALLLAERGGVYGSRVLLLVGAGNNGGDALYAGAFLARRGVAVSALLLAPDRVHQGGLATLRQAGGRVVDAVPRDLDLAVDGIAGLGSSGGLRPAAEAAVRLLRAGRTTIVAVDVPSGVDVDTGDVNGPAVQADLTVTFGCLKPALVAGPAAPYAGEVELVDIGLGPWLRADAALAVPEWPDIEGWWPRLEATSEKYNRGVVGIATGSATYPGAAVLSVGGALAGPTGMVRYAGGAAGHVLRHHPSVIATKRVADAGRVQAWVCGSGLGTDEAAATELRTVLATSLPVVLDADALTLLVDGSMADQLRGRDAPIVVTPHDREFARLAGGEPGSDRVGAALRLASWMNAVVLLKGDRTIVATPAGHAWANPTGTPALSTGGTGDVLAGLLGSLLAARVSPERAAVAAAYLHGLAGREAARRGPVTAPDVAAALRDVVPASL, encoded by the coding sequence GTGAGGCGGGCCTGGCGGGTCAGTGACGTACGCGCGGCCGAGGAAGCGTTGATGCGCACCGTGCCCGAGGGCTCGCTCATGCAGCGCGCGGCCGCCGGGCTGGCCCGCCGCTGCGCGCTGCTGCTCGCCGAGCGCGGCGGTGTGTACGGCTCACGCGTGCTCCTGCTCGTCGGCGCGGGCAACAACGGCGGCGACGCCCTGTACGCCGGCGCCTTTCTCGCCCGCCGCGGCGTCGCCGTGTCCGCGCTGCTGCTCGCGCCGGACCGGGTGCACCAGGGCGGGCTGGCCACGCTCCGGCAGGCCGGCGGCCGGGTGGTCGACGCGGTCCCGCGCGACCTCGACCTCGCCGTCGACGGCATCGCCGGGCTGGGCAGCTCGGGCGGCCTGCGCCCCGCCGCCGAGGCCGCGGTGCGGCTGCTCAGGGCGGGGCGCACCACGATTGTCGCCGTGGACGTCCCCAGCGGGGTGGACGTGGACACCGGCGATGTGAACGGCCCGGCGGTACAGGCCGACCTGACCGTGACGTTCGGCTGCCTCAAGCCGGCGCTCGTGGCGGGGCCGGCCGCGCCGTACGCCGGTGAGGTGGAGCTCGTCGACATCGGTCTCGGGCCCTGGCTGCGGGCGGACGCCGCCCTCGCCGTGCCCGAGTGGCCGGACATCGAGGGGTGGTGGCCGCGGCTGGAGGCCACCTCGGAAAAGTACAACCGTGGCGTGGTCGGCATCGCCACCGGCTCGGCGACCTATCCGGGCGCGGCCGTCCTGTCCGTGGGCGGCGCGCTGGCCGGCCCGACGGGCATGGTGCGCTACGCGGGCGGCGCGGCCGGGCATGTGCTGCGCCACCACCCATCCGTGATCGCGACGAAGCGGGTGGCGGACGCCGGTCGGGTGCAGGCCTGGGTGTGCGGCTCCGGGCTGGGCACCGACGAGGCGGCCGCCACCGAGCTTCGTACCGTGCTGGCCACCTCCCTTCCCGTCGTACTCGACGCTGACGCTCTGACACTGCTTGTCGACGGCTCGATGGCCGACCAACTGCGGGGCCGCGACGCGCCGATCGTGGTGACCCCGCACGACCGCGAGTTCGCCCGGCTGGCCGGCGGCGAGCCCGGCAGCGACCGGGTCGGCGCCGCCCTCCGGCTGGCCTCGTGGATGAACGCGGTCGTGCTGCTCAAGGGCGACCGCACGATCGTCGCCACGCCGGCCGGCCACGCGTGGGCCAACCCGACCGGCACCCCGGCGCTGTCCACCGGCGGTACCGGCGACGTGCTGGCGGGGCTGCTCGGCTCGCTGCTCGCCGCCCGGGTCTCGCCGGAGCGGGCAGCGGTCGCCGCCGCGTACCTGCACGGGCTGGCCGGACGCGAAGCCGCCCGGCGCGGCCCCGTGACCGCGCCCGACGTCGCCGCCGCCCTCCGCGACGTGGTGCCGGCGTCGCTCTGA
- a CDS encoding pyridoxal phosphate-dependent aminotransferase encodes MTTIDSDPGVHRMRVFGTTIFAEMSALAVRHGAVNLGQGFPDTDGPPEMLEAAVEALRTGHNQYPPGAGVPALRAAVSAHQRRFWGLEYDPNGEVLVTAGATEAIAAAILGLCEPGDEVVCFEPYYDSYAASIALAGAVRRPVTLRPGAGGRYAFDPAELRAAFGPRTRLVLLNSPHNPTGKVFTRSELTQIAELCQEHGAYAVTDEVYEHLVFTDARDAHIPLATLPGMRERTVRISSAGKTFSCTGWKIGWASGPAALVTAVTRVKQFLTYVNGGPFQPAVAVALDLPDSYYEGFRAGLQAQRDQLVAGLTDAGFGVLPSEGTYFVTTDISPLGGTDGMEFCRSLPERLGVAAVPTEVFYDDPQAGKRLVRFAFCKRPEVIDEAVRRLRGARAG; translated from the coding sequence GTGACCACCATCGACAGCGATCCCGGCGTGCACCGGATGCGGGTCTTCGGCACCACGATCTTCGCCGAGATGTCGGCCCTGGCCGTGCGCCACGGTGCGGTCAACCTGGGCCAGGGCTTCCCGGACACCGACGGGCCGCCGGAGATGCTGGAGGCGGCCGTCGAGGCGCTGCGCACCGGGCACAACCAGTACCCGCCCGGCGCCGGCGTCCCCGCGCTCAGGGCGGCCGTCTCGGCACACCAGCGGCGGTTCTGGGGGCTTGAGTACGACCCGAACGGCGAGGTGCTGGTCACCGCCGGCGCCACCGAAGCCATCGCGGCGGCGATCCTGGGCCTGTGCGAGCCCGGCGACGAGGTGGTCTGCTTCGAGCCCTACTACGACTCGTACGCGGCCTCGATCGCGCTCGCCGGCGCGGTCCGGCGGCCGGTGACACTCCGCCCCGGCGCCGGCGGGCGGTACGCGTTCGACCCCGCCGAGCTGCGCGCGGCGTTCGGGCCGCGCACCCGGCTGGTGCTGCTCAACTCGCCGCACAACCCCACCGGCAAGGTCTTCACCCGGTCCGAGCTCACCCAGATCGCCGAGCTGTGCCAGGAGCACGGTGCGTACGCGGTGACCGACGAGGTGTACGAGCACCTTGTCTTCACCGACGCGAGGGACGCGCACATCCCGCTCGCCACCCTGCCCGGCATGCGCGAGCGCACCGTGCGCATCTCCTCGGCGGGCAAGACCTTCTCGTGTACCGGCTGGAAGATCGGCTGGGCGAGCGGCCCCGCCGCCCTGGTCACCGCGGTGACGCGGGTCAAGCAGTTCCTCACGTACGTCAACGGTGGGCCGTTCCAGCCCGCCGTGGCCGTGGCGCTGGATCTGCCGGACAGCTACTACGAGGGCTTCCGCGCCGGGCTGCAGGCGCAGCGCGACCAGCTCGTGGCCGGCCTGACCGACGCCGGCTTCGGTGTGCTCCCGTCCGAGGGCACCTACTTCGTGACCACCGACATCAGCCCGCTGGGCGGTACGGACGGCATGGAGTTCTGCCGCTCGCTGCCCGAGCGCCTGGGTGTCGCGGCCGTGCCGACCGAGGTGTTCTACGACGACCCGCAGGCGGGAAAGCGGCTCGTCCGTTTTGCCTTCTGCAAGCGCCCGGAAGTGATCGACGAGGCCGTGCGCCGCCTGCGCGGAGCGCGAGCGGGCTGA
- a CDS encoding glycosyltransferase family 2 protein has product MLYMRLSVVVPCFNEEASVERLHAAVTAATSGITAEIEVVFVDDGSDDGTLVALRGLATRDKSVKYTSLSRNFGKEAAMLAGLERATGDAVVIMDADLQHPPHLLPRMIDLFEQGYDQVIACRDRRGDHFFRTLASRAFYRMVNRLVDVQLTDGAGDFRLLSRRAVDAVLSLPEYNRFSKGLYSWIGFNTVAFAYTNEARQGGQSKWTIGKLFNYALDGLLSFNNRPLRLAIYAGLTLTVLAVVYMAWVVVSAFVRGVDMPGYTTIIVSVIGLGGIQMVILGIIGEYIGRLYYETKRRPHYLAKETEASTVRPPSARRPSSESSLP; this is encoded by the coding sequence ATCCTGTACATGCGCCTGTCGGTCGTGGTGCCGTGCTTCAACGAGGAGGCGTCCGTTGAGCGGCTGCACGCCGCGGTCACGGCCGCCACCTCGGGGATAACCGCTGAGATCGAAGTGGTCTTCGTCGATGACGGCAGCGACGACGGCACACTGGTGGCGCTGCGCGGCCTCGCCACCCGGGACAAATCGGTCAAGTACACCTCGCTGAGCCGCAACTTCGGCAAGGAAGCGGCGATGTTGGCCGGCCTCGAGCGGGCCACCGGCGACGCAGTCGTGATCATGGATGCCGATCTCCAGCACCCGCCGCACCTGCTGCCCCGCATGATCGACCTCTTCGAGCAGGGGTACGACCAGGTGATCGCCTGCCGCGACCGGCGGGGCGACCACTTCTTCCGCACGCTCGCGTCGCGCGCCTTTTACCGCATGGTCAACCGCCTTGTCGACGTGCAGCTCACCGACGGCGCCGGCGACTTCCGGCTGCTCTCCCGGCGGGCCGTCGACGCGGTGCTCTCGCTGCCGGAGTACAACCGCTTCTCCAAGGGCCTCTACTCCTGGATCGGCTTCAACACGGTCGCGTTCGCGTACACGAACGAGGCGCGCCAGGGCGGCCAGAGCAAATGGACAATCGGCAAGCTCTTCAACTACGCGCTCGACGGGCTGCTTTCGTTCAACAACCGGCCGCTGCGCCTGGCGATCTACGCCGGGCTGACGCTGACCGTGCTCGCCGTCGTGTACATGGCGTGGGTCGTGGTGAGCGCGTTCGTGCGCGGCGTCGACATGCCCGGTTACACCACGATCATCGTCAGCGTGATCGGGCTGGGCGGCATCCAGATGGTCATCCTCGGCATCATCGGCGAGTACATCGGCCGGCTCTACTACGAGACCAAGCGCCGGCCGCACTACCTGGCCAAGGAGACCGAGGCGTCGACCGTCCGGCCGCCGAGCGCCCGCCGCCCCTCGTCGGAGTCCTCCCTTCCGTAG
- a CDS encoding cupin domain-containing protein, producing the protein MNSIEMKNFDKADETRTFEGHGFADFVMVGGRTVARGHFEPGWRWSQDVKPIVGTDLCQVSHLGYCLAGRMRVTMSDGTEQELTPGEVAAIPPGHDAEVVGDETCVFLDFGEIAEYAMRK; encoded by the coding sequence ATGAACAGCATCGAGATGAAGAACTTCGACAAGGCCGACGAGACGCGCACTTTCGAAGGCCACGGGTTCGCGGACTTCGTCATGGTCGGCGGGCGGACGGTGGCCCGGGGTCACTTCGAGCCGGGCTGGCGGTGGTCTCAGGACGTCAAGCCGATCGTCGGCACAGACCTGTGCCAGGTGTCGCACCTCGGCTACTGCCTTGCGGGGCGGATGCGGGTGACGATGAGCGACGGCACCGAGCAGGAGCTCACGCCGGGCGAGGTCGCCGCGATCCCGCCGGGCCACGACGCCGAGGTGGTCGGCGACGAGACCTGCGTGTTCCTGGACTTCGGGGAAATCGCCGAATACGCGATGCGCAAGTAG
- the fxsT gene encoding FxSxx-COOH system tetratricopeptide repeat protein: MLGEVGITAVFKARGELSEVPELKDFGVWEDWAAVIRIMERQPAPEGEAPPLLGFVVRLADLVDRTRAGALRRWAASVAGGLGATESIAAALGPEERDDEDLGAPRRRPAGARTIRGGVPLQNRNFTGRVELLDRLARTLASGSKAAVLPHAVHGMGGVGKTQLVLEYVYRHLDDYNLVWWLPADSASGVLTSLEQLARELGIRPGDNAQQTARLVLDALAAGALKWLLVYDNANDLDSIDEYVPSTGGDVVVTTRNREWAAVGLSIEVDVFQREESVELLRRRTGNGISEEDADRLAERLGDLPLALEQAAAWHLLTQMPVSQYIGLLEQHQKELLSEGKPAGYPMSVVTFVTLALDKLRADAPATAQLLELFAFLGGEGVSVSLLRYGRDADVVQPLRALLGDTIRINRAVRDLNQYGLVKVDNDQRLEVHRLVQSVLHDLLDEQRAAETLRSAQNLLAKANPGDPDEEDDRTALDRQREIGPHLRPAKMITAKRMEARSTVLDHIRYLYNMGDYENSRRLADDAVKEWESDDSHPRLGPDGELTLQAKAHIANAMRALGESAPADELTNDTYARMRRFLGETAKSTLVLGNQIGQAMRIRGEYADSLTFDRESLDRHKEVKDLPEHYILRAQSNLAVAHRMVGDFVEAARLDREIVDRIEARGRSDNSFRALETYINIARDYYGLGAYQAGLAVLEGWRGALMERRSSGHRIVLLSGRTYGITLRKAGRLREAADVLGENLEQTRRRFGENHEYTVAALSSYGNALRQLGDVSGALELIVDASGRYREFFGEHHPLTLITDINEAVARRAQGDNDAALALDLRAYELLAEVLGSDHPYTLCAGTSLATDYALHGEAARARALSTEVLERSRVTSGGPHEARDNAEHPYLLARAVNLAHDMRATGDGDEAAALLRDAVSGLRQTLGATHPEVVDAEQGKRLEGDVEAPPT; the protein is encoded by the coding sequence ATGCTCGGCGAGGTTGGCATTACGGCGGTTTTCAAGGCGCGCGGCGAGCTGTCCGAGGTGCCGGAGCTCAAGGACTTCGGCGTCTGGGAGGACTGGGCCGCCGTAATCCGGATCATGGAGCGGCAGCCTGCCCCCGAGGGCGAGGCGCCACCGCTGCTCGGATTCGTCGTACGCCTCGCCGACCTCGTCGACCGCACGCGGGCCGGTGCCCTGCGGCGCTGGGCGGCGAGCGTCGCCGGCGGTCTCGGTGCCACCGAGTCGATCGCCGCGGCGCTGGGGCCAGAGGAGCGGGACGACGAGGACCTCGGCGCGCCACGCCGGCGCCCGGCCGGCGCCCGCACGATCCGGGGCGGCGTGCCCCTTCAAAACCGCAACTTCACCGGCCGGGTGGAGCTGCTCGACCGCCTCGCCCGCACCCTCGCCTCGGGGTCCAAGGCGGCGGTGCTTCCGCACGCTGTTCACGGCATGGGTGGCGTCGGCAAGACCCAGCTGGTGCTCGAGTACGTGTACCGCCACCTGGATGACTACAACCTCGTCTGGTGGTTGCCCGCCGACTCCGCCTCCGGCGTGCTGACCTCGCTGGAGCAGCTCGCCCGGGAGCTCGGGATCCGACCGGGCGACAACGCGCAGCAGACCGCCCGCCTGGTGCTCGACGCCCTCGCCGCCGGAGCGCTGAAGTGGCTGCTGGTGTACGACAACGCCAACGACCTCGACTCGATCGACGAGTACGTGCCCTCCACCGGTGGAGATGTCGTCGTCACGACGCGCAACAGGGAGTGGGCGGCCGTCGGTCTGTCCATCGAGGTTGACGTCTTCCAGCGCGAAGAGAGTGTCGAGCTGCTGCGGCGGCGGACCGGAAACGGGATCAGCGAGGAGGACGCCGACCGCCTGGCCGAGCGCCTCGGCGACCTGCCGCTGGCGCTGGAGCAGGCGGCGGCCTGGCACCTGCTCACCCAGATGCCGGTCAGCCAGTACATCGGTCTGCTGGAGCAGCATCAGAAGGAGCTGCTGTCGGAGGGGAAACCGGCCGGTTACCCCATGTCGGTGGTCACGTTCGTGACGCTGGCGCTGGATAAGCTGCGCGCTGACGCCCCGGCCACGGCGCAGCTGCTGGAGCTCTTCGCCTTCCTGGGTGGTGAGGGAGTCTCGGTGTCGCTGCTGCGCTACGGCCGCGACGCGGACGTCGTGCAGCCCTTGCGCGCGCTGCTGGGCGACACGATCAGGATCAACCGCGCGGTCCGCGACCTCAACCAGTACGGCTTGGTCAAGGTCGACAACGACCAGCGCCTCGAGGTGCACCGCCTCGTCCAGAGCGTGCTCCACGACCTGCTCGACGAGCAGCGGGCCGCGGAGACGCTGCGCAGCGCCCAAAACCTGCTGGCCAAGGCCAACCCGGGAGACCCCGACGAGGAGGACGACCGCACCGCCCTCGACCGGCAGCGCGAGATCGGCCCGCACCTGCGCCCGGCCAAGATGATCACGGCGAAGCGGATGGAGGCGCGGTCGACGGTGCTCGACCATATCCGCTACCTGTACAACATGGGCGACTACGAGAACAGCCGCCGGCTCGCCGACGACGCGGTCAAGGAATGGGAGAGCGACGACAGCCACCCGCGGTTGGGTCCGGACGGCGAGTTGACGCTCCAGGCCAAGGCCCACATCGCGAACGCCATGCGCGCGCTCGGTGAAAGCGCGCCGGCCGACGAGCTGACCAACGACACCTACGCGCGCATGCGGCGGTTTCTCGGCGAGACCGCCAAGTCGACCCTGGTGCTGGGCAACCAGATCGGCCAGGCCATGCGTATCCGTGGCGAGTACGCGGACTCGCTTACATTCGATCGGGAGTCGCTCGACCGGCACAAGGAGGTGAAGGATCTACCGGAGCACTACATCCTGCGTGCGCAGTCCAACCTGGCGGTCGCCCACCGCATGGTCGGCGACTTCGTCGAGGCGGCGCGGCTGGACCGGGAGATCGTCGATCGGATCGAGGCCAGGGGCCGCTCCGACAACAGCTTCCGCGCCCTGGAGACGTACATCAACATCGCCCGTGACTACTACGGGCTCGGTGCCTATCAGGCCGGGCTCGCGGTGCTGGAAGGGTGGCGCGGTGCGCTGATGGAGAGGCGCAGCAGCGGCCACCGCATCGTGCTGCTGTCCGGCCGGACGTACGGCATCACGCTGCGCAAGGCCGGCCGGCTGCGGGAGGCGGCCGACGTGCTGGGCGAAAACCTGGAGCAGACCCGGCGCCGGTTCGGCGAAAACCACGAGTACACCGTGGCCGCCCTGTCGAGCTACGGCAACGCGCTGCGGCAGCTGGGTGACGTGTCCGGCGCGCTGGAGCTGATCGTGGACGCCTCAGGCCGCTACCGCGAGTTTTTCGGCGAGCACCACCCCTTGACGCTCATCACCGACATCAACGAGGCCGTGGCCCGGCGGGCCCAAGGTGACAACGACGCCGCGTTGGCACTGGACCTCCGCGCGTACGAGCTGCTCGCCGAGGTGCTCGGGAGCGACCACCCGTACACGCTCTGCGCGGGTACGTCGCTCGCCACCGACTACGCCCTGCACGGCGAGGCGGCCAGAGCCCGGGCCTTGTCGACGGAGGTGCTGGAGCGCAGCCGGGTGACATCGGGCGGTCCGCACGAGGCGCGCGACAACGCCGAGCACCCGTACCTGCTGGCTCGCGCGGTCAACCTCGCTCACGACATGCGCGCGACCGGCGACGGGGACGAGGCGGCGGCACTCCTGCGCGACGCGGTGTCCGG
- a CDS encoding ester cyclase, whose amino-acid sequence MEAFNRRDFEGAAGPMREDATYTDHARGTTAKGPVESIDNLKGWAEAFPDGQATELQFIDGGDHTVCLFHARGTNDGPMGSLPATGRRVDVPFCEILHFDAQGKITSGEMFYDSMSLMVQLGHMQPPPQG is encoded by the coding sequence ATGGAAGCGTTCAACCGCCGCGATTTCGAGGGCGCGGCCGGGCCCATGCGAGAGGACGCGACCTACACCGACCACGCCCGCGGGACCACGGCGAAAGGCCCCGTCGAGAGCATTGACAACCTGAAGGGCTGGGCGGAGGCCTTTCCGGACGGGCAGGCCACCGAGCTTCAGTTCATCGACGGTGGCGACCACACGGTCTGCCTCTTCCACGCGCGCGGTACCAACGACGGGCCAATGGGCTCTCTGCCGGCCACCGGAAGGCGGGTGGACGTGCCGTTCTGCGAAATCCTGCACTTCGACGCCCAAGGCAAGATCACCAGTGGGGAGATGTTCTACGACAGCATGTCGTTGATGGTCCAGTTGGGTCACATGCAGCCCCCACCACAGGGCTGA
- a CDS encoding holo-ACP synthase, whose product MIVAVGIDVVLVERFTGALTRTPLLADRLFTEAERYTASGNPRSPESLAARFAAKEAVAKALGAPVGLRWHDCEIVADPDGRPWLTVSGTVAAVATERGITRWHLSLSHDGGIASAMVVAERLAEEVAAS is encoded by the coding sequence GTGATCGTCGCTGTCGGCATCGACGTGGTCCTGGTCGAACGGTTCACCGGTGCGCTCACCCGCACCCCGCTGCTGGCCGACCGGCTCTTCACGGAGGCGGAGCGGTACACGGCGTCGGGCAACCCGCGCTCGCCGGAGTCGCTCGCGGCCCGCTTCGCCGCGAAGGAGGCGGTGGCGAAGGCGCTGGGCGCGCCGGTGGGGCTGCGCTGGCACGACTGCGAGATCGTCGCCGACCCGGACGGCCGCCCGTGGCTGACCGTCTCCGGTACGGTCGCCGCCGTCGCCACCGAGCGTGGGATCACCCGCTGGCATCTGTCGTTGTCCCACGATGGGGGCATCGCGTCCGCCATGGTGGTAGCGGAACGACTGGCGGAAGAGGTGGCTGCATCGTGA
- the glmS gene encoding glutamine--fructose-6-phosphate transaminase (isomerizing), with protein sequence MCGIVGYVGARPALGIVLDGLRRLEYRGYDSAGVAVVAGDRLLTEKRAGKLSNLEKILAETPTAGIGEGTTAIGHTRWATHGGPTDRNAHPHMSRDGRVAVIHNGIIENFAKLRAELEAEGIEFASDTDTECAAHLLAVELADQGEASAEGLAAAMRRVCQRLEGAFTLLAVDSAVPGAVVGARRNSPLVVGRGDGENYLASDVSAFIEHTREAVELGQDQVVLITPDGIEITDFSGQAASGKDFHIDWDASAAEKGGYDYFMLKEIAEQPQAVADTLLGRLTESGEIVLDEVRLTDQDLRDVDKVFIVACGTAYHAGLVAKYAIEHWTRIPCEVELASEFRYRDPVLDRSTLVVAISQSGETMDTLMALRHAKEQKARVLAICNTNGSTIPRESDAVLYTHAGPEIAVASTKAFLTQLVACYLVGLHLAQVRGIKYADEVAAVVAQLQEMPGKLQEVLGTMEPVRELARSLAEAKSVLFIGRHVGYPVALEGALKLKELAYMHAEGFAAGELKHGPIALVDEGCPVVCVVPSPAGRGVLHDKIVSNIQEVRARGARTIVIAEEGDESVVPYADHLVRVPRTPTLLAPLVTTVPLQVLACEIAAARGHDVDQPRNLAKSVTVE encoded by the coding sequence ATGTGTGGAATCGTGGGCTACGTCGGCGCCCGACCGGCGCTGGGCATCGTGCTGGACGGGCTGCGCCGGCTCGAATACCGAGGGTATGACTCGGCGGGCGTCGCCGTGGTGGCCGGCGACCGCCTGCTGACCGAAAAGCGGGCCGGCAAGCTGTCCAACCTGGAAAAGATCCTGGCCGAGACACCCACCGCCGGCATCGGCGAGGGCACCACCGCGATCGGCCACACCCGGTGGGCCACCCACGGCGGCCCCACCGACCGAAACGCCCATCCACACATGTCCCGCGACGGCCGCGTGGCGGTGATCCACAACGGCATCATCGAAAACTTCGCCAAGCTCCGCGCGGAGCTCGAGGCCGAGGGCATCGAGTTCGCCAGCGACACCGACACCGAGTGCGCCGCCCACCTGCTCGCCGTCGAGCTGGCCGACCAGGGCGAGGCCAGCGCGGAAGGGCTGGCCGCGGCGATGCGCCGGGTCTGCCAGCGGCTGGAGGGCGCGTTCACGCTGCTCGCCGTCGACTCGGCCGTGCCCGGCGCGGTGGTCGGCGCCCGGCGCAACTCGCCGCTGGTCGTCGGCCGCGGAGACGGGGAAAACTACCTGGCCAGCGACGTGTCCGCCTTCATCGAGCACACCCGCGAGGCGGTCGAGCTGGGACAGGACCAGGTTGTGCTGATCACGCCCGACGGCATCGAGATCACCGACTTCTCTGGTCAGGCCGCGAGCGGCAAGGACTTCCACATCGACTGGGACGCCTCCGCCGCGGAAAAGGGCGGCTACGACTACTTCATGCTCAAGGAGATCGCCGAGCAGCCGCAGGCGGTCGCCGACACGCTGCTCGGCCGCCTCACCGAGAGCGGCGAGATCGTCCTCGACGAGGTGCGCCTCACCGACCAGGACCTCCGCGATGTCGACAAGGTCTTCATCGTCGCCTGCGGTACGGCGTACCACGCCGGCCTCGTCGCCAAGTACGCGATCGAGCACTGGACCCGCATCCCCTGCGAGGTGGAGCTGGCCAGCGAGTTCCGCTACCGCGACCCCGTGCTCGACCGGTCGACGCTCGTGGTGGCGATCAGCCAGTCCGGCGAGACGATGGACACGCTGATGGCGCTGCGCCACGCCAAGGAGCAGAAGGCGCGCGTGCTCGCGATCTGCAACACCAACGGCTCCACGATCCCGCGCGAGTCGGACGCGGTGCTCTACACCCACGCCGGCCCGGAGATCGCGGTCGCGTCCACAAAGGCGTTCCTCACCCAGCTTGTCGCCTGCTACCTCGTCGGGCTGCACCTGGCGCAGGTGCGCGGGATCAAGTACGCGGACGAGGTCGCCGCCGTCGTCGCACAGCTCCAGGAGATGCCCGGCAAGCTCCAGGAGGTGCTCGGCACGATGGAGCCGGTGCGCGAGCTGGCCCGCTCGCTGGCCGAGGCGAAGAGCGTGCTGTTCATCGGCCGCCACGTCGGCTACCCGGTGGCCCTGGAGGGCGCGCTCAAGCTCAAGGAGCTGGCGTACATGCACGCCGAGGGCTTCGCGGCCGGCGAGCTCAAGCACGGCCCGATCGCCTTGGTCGACGAGGGCTGCCCGGTGGTGTGCGTGGTGCCCTCACCGGCCGGCCGGGGCGTGCTCCACGACAAGATCGTCTCCAACATCCAGGAGGTGCGCGCCCGCGGCGCCCGCACGATCGTGATCGCCGAGGAGGGCGACGAGTCCGTCGTGCCGTACGCGGATCACCTGGTCCGCGTGCCGCGCACGCCGACCCTCCTCGCCCCGCTGGTGACCACGGTGCCGCTCCAGGTGCTCGCCTGCGAGATCGCGGCCGCCCGCGGCCACGACGTCGACCAGCCACGCAACCTGGCCAAGTCCGTCACGGTGGAGTGA
- a CDS encoding MmpS family transport accessory protein has protein sequence MTYPPPYEPQPGTHPTQPVPPPPTSSPPTTPYPAYLGAPAAPPRPPRSNGPILAVVIALAVLLVGGAVTAGVLLVRSGDDPGTITTDPTRDIETPRVEQTEPEPGATGGYGADNPGAGQKVVYEVTGDGPVSLVFVKDDGRTPERATDTDLPWRKELTLAEGAALVSVTAIRSAGGEGSIECRITIDGEEVAKKSASGTFATATCSKLIF, from the coding sequence ATGACATACCCGCCGCCGTACGAGCCGCAACCTGGCACGCATCCGACCCAGCCGGTGCCGCCCCCGCCCACGTCGTCGCCGCCCACCACGCCTTACCCGGCCTACCTCGGTGCACCCGCCGCGCCGCCCCGGCCGCCCCGGTCCAACGGGCCGATCCTGGCGGTGGTGATCGCGCTGGCCGTGCTGCTCGTGGGCGGCGCCGTGACCGCCGGTGTGCTGCTGGTCCGCAGCGGCGACGACCCCGGCACGATCACCACGGACCCCACGCGGGACATCGAGACACCGCGGGTCGAGCAGACCGAGCCGGAGCCCGGCGCCACCGGTGGCTACGGCGCCGACAACCCGGGCGCCGGCCAGAAGGTGGTGTACGAGGTGACCGGCGACGGTCCGGTGAGTCTCGTCTTCGTCAAGGACGACGGCCGGACGCCGGAGCGGGCCACCGACACCGACCTGCCGTGGCGCAAGGAGCTCACGCTCGCGGAGGGCGCCGCCCTGGTCAGCGTGACCGCCATCCGCAGCGCCGGCGGTGAGGGCAGCATCGAGTGCCGGATCACCATCGACGGCGAGGAGGTCGCGAAGAAGTCCGCGAGCGGCACCTTCGCCACCGCCACGTGCTCGAAGCTCATCTTCTAG